In a single window of the Natronorubrum halophilum genome:
- a CDS encoding UbiA family prenyltransferase, whose translation MALARNETGAGATARAFWSQIHPVFMTPPLAASLFGAILARSVEPTLAIVHVVAMFAAVYTAHVKDGYVDFHVRGEDDAHPLTERGCHVGLALSTAVFALCCLLLLVFVNWVAVALTLPTWVIAYHHAPQLDMHPVTATVGYPLGIALSLLGGFYVQAETIAAVPLGFALVFLLLLSGIKVIDDAQDYAYDRSIEKRTVAVTVGPHRAYAVAYGLMVTALLVVVGFAVARVFPPTAVFAALAFGAVALVARRAGPDIATMLLIRGSYVFLAVLVFAVWFEPLAWIG comes from the coding sequence ATGGCCCTCGCGAGAAACGAGACCGGCGCTGGAGCAACCGCGCGGGCGTTCTGGTCGCAGATCCATCCCGTCTTCATGACGCCGCCGCTCGCCGCGTCGCTGTTCGGCGCGATACTCGCCCGGAGCGTCGAGCCGACGCTCGCGATAGTGCACGTCGTCGCGATGTTCGCGGCGGTCTACACCGCTCACGTCAAGGACGGCTACGTCGACTTCCACGTCCGCGGCGAGGACGACGCGCATCCGCTGACCGAGCGCGGCTGTCACGTCGGTCTCGCGCTCTCGACGGCGGTGTTCGCGCTGTGTTGTCTCCTCCTGTTAGTCTTCGTCAACTGGGTCGCGGTCGCGCTGACGCTCCCGACGTGGGTGATCGCGTACCATCACGCGCCACAGCTGGATATGCATCCCGTGACCGCGACGGTCGGCTACCCGCTCGGGATCGCGCTCTCGCTACTCGGCGGATTCTACGTGCAGGCCGAAACGATCGCCGCCGTCCCGCTCGGCTTCGCCCTCGTCTTCCTCCTGCTGCTCTCGGGAATCAAGGTCATCGACGACGCGCAGGATTACGCGTACGACCGCTCGATCGAAAAGCGAACCGTTGCCGTAACGGTCGGCCCGCACCGGGCGTACGCGGTCGCCTACGGCCTGATGGTGACGGCGCTCCTCGTCGTGGTCGGCTTCGCCGTCGCTCGAGTGTTTCCGCCGACGGCGGTGTTCGCGGCGCTCGCTTTCGGCGCGGTCGCGCTCGTCGCCCGCCGAGCCGGTCCCGATATCGCGACGATGTTGCTCATTCGCGGCTCGTACGTCTTTCTGGCCGTGCTCGTCTTCGCGGTCTGGTTCGAACCGCTCGCGTGGATCGGTTGA